In Leishmania braziliensis MHOM/BR/75/M2904 complete genome, chromosome 23, one genomic interval encodes:
- a CDS encoding ribosomal RNA methyltransferase-like protein encodes MRATLACWQGTSRQWMQRQSQDPFVTKARQDGYVARSAYKLIHMDDRFHLFDRQHTRIVVDLGCSPGGWCQVIRERAGDRCFLLGVDLLPIKAKIPNAVIVQGDFTEAATEEKLVKRLAHHSATLGRTDTVTAAAASSASRFTGVDIVTSDMCPNRMGGSQDRQRIAQLNLQAINVCAPLLRTGGHFVCKVLGSRAAYEELWCLLSRLFLTVHTCKPPASRMHSDEAFLVALGKLAAPRPASFTTRSRASRAVMSKANRDSGGGSHLGLDDWPGFCRAGRSQRWS; translated from the coding sequence ATGCGCGCCACACTGGCCTGCTGGCAGGGCACCAGCCGACAGTGGATGCAGCGGCAGTCGCAAGACCCTTTTGTGACCAAGGCGCGCCAGGACGGCTACGTCGCACGCAGCGCCTACAAGCTGATCCACATGGACGACCGCTTTCACCTCTTTGATCGCCAGCATACACGCATCGTGGTGGACCTCGGCTGCAGCCCGGGTGGGTGGTGCCAGGTGATACGCGAGAGGGCCGGCGACCGCTGCTTCCTCCTTGGTGTCGATCTTCTGCCCATCAAGGCGAAGATCCCGAACGCTGTTATTGTGCAGGGTGACTTTACAGAGGCCGCCACGGAAGAGAAACTTGTGAAGCGCCTTGCACATCACAGTGCTACTCTCGGCAGAACCGATACagtgacagcggcggcagcgtcgtccGCCTCTCGCTTTACCGGAGTGGATATCGTCACGTCGGACATGTGCCCTAACCGAATGGGCGGCTCTCAAGATCGGCAGCGCATTGCGCAGTTGAATCTGCAAGCCATCAACGTTTGCGCACCGCTACTGCGCACTGGCGGACACTTTGTATGCAAAGTGCTCGGGAGCCGCGCTGCCTACGAGGAGCTGTGGTGCCTCCTGTCccgtctcttcctcactgTGCACACGTGTAAGCCGCCGGCGAGTCGCATGCACAGCGATGAAGCTTTCTTGGTGGCGCTTGGCAAGCTTGCGGCACCGCGTCCGGCATCATTCACCACTCGAAGCCGCGCCTCGAGAGCGGTCATGAGCAAAGCTAATAGAGACAGTGGCGGTGGGAGTCATCTCGGCCTGGACGACTGGCCAGGGTTTTGCCGAGCAGGAAGGAGTCAGCGGTGGAGCTGA
- a CDS encoding putative 5'-3' exonuclease XRNC — MGVPLLLTWLRKRFADCFMPADSAVTNYIRESTDNLFIDLNSFLYQAATIITATHRSHRFSSVDEVEDVVLRKLFDLLDDLVSNLVQPKALVYIAVDGVSPLGKMSQQRARRRRGARRQPSAWPSSSFHHHEPAGNINDLWDSNCISVGTRFMAKVTEALHFYAVSRTERINAKRLREERVRIASADASVDSAARDSAGLPYAFPFLNIIVDDVLRPGEGENKIAEFIRRIRADSSYGPNTSHVICSSDTDVTVTSLILHEPRIHVLRYEPPASLGGRPPMKTQPPPQHHHHHRNHHGHVRFSSHPHRGGGPSLHGPRRVDGRGGHAHRGPPRSSPGHCTGAAAQPSHVKDSWLSTFFSIHVFRQRLREILHMSPGDDTATAVADAAVSPVDAEEATLTFEHALHDVVFVLLLFGNDFLPTIGGSIQEGTLDALLSLLATDFVPRGRTLVNPATNHIQFASARYLLSRLAELPGKAKRGGSEGPLQVHNGGCGALEWGFTDEKEAKAHEPTFVERQQRREKQHESMCYCYWTMLQWALQYSAGIVEHWGCYYPYGRAPPLSKLATYCGVLSYDALGEIARRRLEVNAAAGRVARRIDGNPDNAAEEEDDDDGMDGLPMPALQTGETNTAMIDAAERGKPTDVMVQLLILIPPNSVTLLPTVFRHHYKEIEAAVQAPVEELNLVSIGSWCEEKKRCLSEEERTRFTAYQFFASDANLGTAEAPFPAQDITFSSYWDGPAVEAELAALRVNTKAAASGAVGTLVTASAMSSASAAGLQNKAASFFSLGRRPTPGTSSNGGAAALLAAVNITSAPASPPPVPTTAEIETPSTETPASALTEATPTLQQQTQPVRLRHPAGDYVLWVIRCEALQDALMVKALGAMHGNRFCVGSYVPLVEQDAVLSRSSGPRQEVRLQFRLAVAPMITDTTYAARLLSGYKEPAVVGMRERIVEARKEEADRADPWKQLDKMQTLRQERKRSRDIESENASSECELKRELAHAAPASTDVYAQVLPEVELQEQDQGSVGTVDSTTEADDAEALLQLRMAEARRRLMALKAARQAAQQDE; from the coding sequence ATGGGTGTACCGCTGCTCTTGACATGGCTTCGGAAGCGCTTTGCTGACTGCTTCATGCCGGCCGACAGCGCAGTCACCAACTACATTCGCGAAAGCACCGACAACCTTTTTATCGATCTCAACTCCTTCTTGTACCAAGCTGCCACCATTATCACAGCAACCCACCGTTCGCACCGCTTCAGCTCCGTCGATGAGGTGGAGGATGTAGTGCTGCGCAAGCTGTTTGACCTCCTCGACGACCTGGTCTCGAACCTCGTCCAGCCCAAGGCACTGGTGTACATCGCGGTGGATGGGGTGTCGCCACTGGGCAAAatgtcgcagcagcgtgcgcggcggcgtcgtggGGCGCGCCGGCAGCCGTCCGCCtggccgtcgtcgtctttCCACCATCACGAGCCGGCGGGCAACATCAATGACCTGTGGGATAGCAACTGCATCAGCGTCGGGACGCGCTTCATGGCGAAAGTCACGGAGGCGTTGCACTTTTACGCTGTGAGCAGGACAGAGAGGATCAACGCGAAACGACTTCGCGAAGAGCGGGTCCGCATAGCTAGCGCCGATGCGTCAGTGGACTCCGCCGCCCGCGACTCTGCTGGTTTGCCGTACGCATTCCCCTTCCTCAACATCATCGTCGACGATGTCCTACGCCCCGGCGAGGGCGAGAACAAAATTGCCGAGTTCATCCGCCGCATTCGCGCTGATTCGAGCTACGGCCCCAACACGTCGCATGTCATCTGCAGCTCTGACACAGACGTTACCGTGACAAGCCTAATCCTGCACGAGCCACGTATCCATGTCCTGCGCTACGAGCCGCCGGCTTCTCTGGGAGGTAGGCCGCCCATGAAGACGCAGCCACCACCCcagcatcaccaccaccaccgcaaccACCACGGGCacgtgcgcttctcctctcatCCGCATCGCGGCGGTGGTCCTTCGTTGCACGGGCCGCGTCGGGTCGACGGACGGGGCGGCCATGCCCACCGTGGGCCACCACGTTCCTCTCCGGGTCACtgcaccggtgccgctgcgcagccaTCGCATGTGAAAGATAGCTGGCTCTCTACCTTCTTTAGCATTCACGTCTTTCGCCAGCGACTTCGCGAAATCCTTCACATGTCACCCGGCGACGACACTGCTACAGCTGTCGCGGACGCTGCTGTGTCTCCGGTGGACGCCGAGGAAGCCACCCTCACCTTTGAGCACGCGTTGCACGATGTTGTctttgtgctgctgctcttcggCAACGACTTCCTGCCCACCATCGGCGGCAGCATTCAGGAGGGCACATTAGACGCACTTCTCTCACTACTGGCGACCGATTTTGTGCCGCGTGGGCGGACCCTGGTGAACCCGGCAACAAACCACATTCAGTTTGCGTCCGCCCGCTACCTGCTTAGCCGCCTGGCGGAGCTGCCTGGCAAGGCGAAAAGGGGTGGAAGTGAAGGTCCTCTGCAGGTGCACAAcggtggctgtggcgcgcTGGAGTGGGGCTTCACAGAcgaaaaagaagcgaaggCGCATGAGCCCACCTTTgtcgagcggcagcagcgacgtgagAAGCAACACGAGTCCATGTGCTACTGCTACTGGACAATGCTGCAGTGGGCGCTGCAGTACAGCGCCGGAATTGTGGAGCACTGGGGTTGCTACTACCCATACGGCAGGGCACCCCCTTTGTCAAAACTAGCTACGTACTGCGGTGTGCTCTCCTACGATGCACTTGGAGAGATCGCGCGACGGCGACTAGAAGTgaacgccgctgctggacgcGTTGCGAGGCGCATCGATGGCAACCCCGACAacgccgccgaggaggaggacgacgacgacggcatGGACGGGCTTCCgatgccagcgctgcagacCGGCGAGACTAACACGGCGATGATCGACGCAGCAGAGCGTGGCAAGCCAACGGATGTAATGGTACAGCTGCTGATCCTTATCCCTCCGAACagtgtgacgctgctgcccactGTCTTCCGGCACCACTACAAGGAGATCGAGGCGGCTGTGCAGGCACCCGTGGAAGAGCTGAACCTAGTGTCCATTGGCTCCTGGTGCGAGGAGAAAAAGCGCTGTctcagcgaagaagagcggaCGCGCTTCACAGCGTACCAGTTCTTCGCCTCCGACGCTAACCTTGGCACCGCAGAAGCCCCATTTCCCGCGCAAGATATCACCTTCAGCTCCTATTGGGACGGGCCTGCGGTCGAAGCTGagttggcggcgctgcgagtGAATAcgaaggcagcggcgagTGGTGCCGTCGGCACCCTCGTTACTGCCAGCGCTATGTCGTCTGCCTCGGCGGCGGGTCTGCAGAATAAGGCCGCCTCCTTTTTCAGTTTGGGTCGTCGGCCGACTCCCGGCACCTCAAGCaatggcggcgcagccgcaCTCTTGGCTGCCGTCAACATCACTAGCGCACctgcctcgccgccgccggtgccaaCCACGGCGGAGATCGAGACTCCAAGCACAGAGACACCTGCGAGCGCGCTAACCGAAGCAACCCCGACATTGCAACAGCAAACACAGCCCGTAAGGCTCCGGCACCCAGCAGGCGATTACGTACTCTGGGTAATTCGATGCGAGGCTCTGCAAGATGCACTAATGGTCAAGGCGTTGGGCGCGATGCACGGGAACCGCTTCTGCGTGGGCAGCTACGTGCCGCTTGTGGAGCAGGACGCCGTactcagccgcagcagcgggccACGGCAGGAGGTGCGGCTGCAGTTTCGTCTTGCTGTGGCCCCAATGATCACGGACACGACATACGCGGCGCGCCTGCTCTCGGGGTACAAGGAACCAGCAGTGGTCGGCATGCGGGAACGGATCGTGGAGGCGCGGAAAGAGGAAGCTGACCGGGCCGATCCGTGGAAACAGTTGGACAAGATGCAGACGCTGCGACAAGAACGCAAGCGCTCCCGCGACATCGAGAGCGAGAACGCGTCCAGTGAATGTGAGCTGAAGCGCGAACTTGCGCACGCTGCACCAGCGAGCACCGACGTTTATGCGCAGGTACTGCCGGAGgtagagctgcaggagcaagACCAGGGGTCGGTCGGCACGGTGGACTCGACAACTGAGGCAGACGATGCGGaagcgcttctgcagcttcGCATGGCGgaagcgcggcggcgatTAATGGCCTTGAAAGCTGCTCGACAGGCCGCGCAACAGGACGAGTGA
- a CDS encoding oxidoreductase-like protein, whose protein sequence is MRKESLRVGFLGASTVARKAWLAIHRSGHRVTFIGCRDAGKGRELTERLQRDVEADKNAKAAGAGAQQLFVAPKIGSYMDVVRADNVDVVYISLPTSKRPAWIRVCAEFGKHVVSEKPAARSAAELLECLHDMASKRLLFMDGTALSHSQRLQDVCCAVAQLGGPVHINAHMSFTASPTFMANDIRLQPLLEPHGALGDLGWYCIRWILHIVDFALPTGVAGRVTECDALRDEEEPGNDATSYVTTSVSPAGTPAAAAATVASQRRPKGKSAPAAITGFEGNLEFTIPTRKSRDIAAAAAAEALATVTASFQCTFHDCHDQTVEIFCCDGTVIVHGAINPTAEDRPRFVVQRHTLAAAPATAEREQNGAAEITKVFEVYERLEEERNEIVYSVAPETNDVQQMEQLWRDVGDSVTRLGKGEPLIADPDLAKKWSTFAYVTQVVMDRTLESAGQHALAAITSSADS, encoded by the coding sequence ATGCGCAAGGAGTCACTGCGAGTTGGTTTCCTCGGCGCGTCCACCGTCGCGCGCAAGGCATGGTTGGCCATCCACCGCTCGGGCCACCGGGTAACCTTTATCGGATGCCGAGATGCTGGCAAAGGGAGGGAGCTCACAGAGCGGCTGCAAAGGGATGTCGAGGCCGACAAGAACGCGAAGGCGGCGGGTgccggcgcgcagcagctgtttGTGGCGCCAAAGATCGGCTCGTATATGGATGTTGTGCGCGCAGATAACGTGGATGTCGTGTACATTTCACTGCCTACCTCGAAGCGACCGGCGTGGATTCGAGTGTGTGCCGAGTTTGGTAAGCACGTCGTCAGCGAGAAGCCAGCCGCCCGCTCCGCCGCTGAGCTACTCGAGTGTCTACATGACATGGCCTCAAAACGCCTTCTCTTTATGGACGGGACCGCTCTCTCCCACAGTCAGCGACTGCAGGACGTGTGCTGCGCCGTAGCCCAACTCGGCGGACCGGTGCACATCAATGCACATATGTCCTTCACGGCGTCGCCGACCTTCATGGCAAACGACATCCGCCTTCAGCCACTGCTGGAGCCGCATGGCGCGCTTGGTGACTTGGGGTGGTACTGCATCCGCTGGATTTTGCATATCGTCGACTTTGCACTCCCAACGGGGGTAGCGGGCCGTGTGACGGAGTGCGATGCGCTAcgggacgaggaggagcccGGCAACGACGCTACAAGTTATGTGACAACTAGTGTGAGCCCAGCAggcacaccagcggcggcagcagcaacagtggCGTCACAGCGAAGACCGAAAGGGAAATCGGCGCCTGCCGCCATCACAGGGTTCGAAGGGAATCTAGAGTTCACCATACCGACACGTAAATCGCGCGACATTgcggcggccgcagcggcggaagCGCTGGCAACAGTGACAGCCTCTTTTCAGTGCACTTTTCACGACTGCCACGACCAAACAGTGGAGATTTTCTGCTGCGACGGCACCGTGATCGTGCATGGTGCTATCAACCCCACGGCAGAGGATCGGCCACGCTTTGTGGTACAGCGTCATAcactggcagcagcgccggcaacTGCAGAACGAGAGCAAAATGGCGCAGCAGAGATCACCAAGGTGTTTGAGGTTTATGAGCGGTtagaagaggaaaggaacGAAATTGTGTACTCTGTCGCGCCGGAGACGAACGACGTGCAGCAGATGGAGCAACTGTGGCGCGACGTTGGAGATAGCGTGACGCGACTTGGCAAAGGTGAGCCTCTCATCGCCGACCCCGACCTTGCAAAAAAGTGGTCAACGTTTGCGTACGTGACACAGGTGGTGATGGACCGCACGCTAGAGTCAGCAGGGCAGCACGCACTCGCTGCCATCACCTCATCTGCAGATTCATAA
- a CDS encoding putative acetyl-CoA synthetase: MSHNTDSAHAVPSASLDQACNSSSQISAAQHVSNFKSVLDSNIVNPTEANRKKSCIGSELDSRMRIYEYSVTQNDAFWAEIARRDFYWKQTWADDHHVKSYNFDKSKGPIFVKWFEGAVTNVCHNALDRHLPAHRERVCFYFEGNDPSVKETITYGDMYTRVVELANVLRYQYGIEKGDRVGLYLPMIPCAAVAMLACARIGAVITVVFGGFSAQALSSRLKDSRAKLLITADASSRGTKLIPLKDVADEALKTLEEKGMPIPCLVAENGNREGCKMKEGRDTWCSDAVARLTPEQHLECPVEWMEAEDVLFLLYTSGSTGKPKAIEHTTAGYMVYAATTFKYSFDYHMDDVYFCTADVGWITGHSYVVYGPMIHCATSVLFEGVPSYPDYSRWWQLIEKYKVSIFYTAPTAIRSLIQAGDDYPKACDRSTLRVLGSVGEPINVEAWKWLREVGGEGHCDVSDTWWQTETGGHMITPMPGCTPMKPGSATLPFFGIEPVILDPMKLHEKNGPAEGLLAIRAPWPGMARTIFGDHARFEQTYFSVDGYYLTGDGARRDADGYYWITGRVDDVLNVSGHRIGTSEVEEAVNAHPAVAESAVVGFPHKIKGEGIYVYLAFRSGVKATPVLVNEVKATVRKVIGPLATPDVVQVAHLGLPKTRSGKIVRRILRKVAAGVYTELGDTTTLANPDVIDDLTAEHQRLCPPHEAL; encoded by the coding sequence ATGAGCCACAATACGGACTCCGCGCACGCGGTGCCGTCGGCCTCGCTGGATCAGGCGTGCAACTCATCCAGCCAGATCTCCGCCGCACAACACGTGAGCAACTTCAAGAGTGTGCTAGACTCGAACATTGTGAACCCAACGGAGGCGAACCGCAAAAAATCGTGCATCGGCTCCGAACTTGATTCTCGCATGCGCATCTACGAGTACTCCGTTACGCAGAACGACGCCTTCTGGGCGGAAATTGCGCGGCGCGACTTCTATTGGAAGCAGACCTGGGCGGATGACCACCACGTCAAGTCGTACAACTTCGACAAATCCAAGGGACCCATCTTTGTGAAGTGGTTCGAGGGCGCCGTGACCAATGTCTGCCACAACGCGTTGGACCGCCACCTGCCAGCGCACAGGGAGCGCGTGTGCTTTTACTTTGAAGGCAACGACCCAAGCGTGAAGGAGACGATTACGTATGGCGACATGTACACCAGAGTGGTAGAGCTGGCAAACGTGCTGAGGTACCAGTACGGTATTGAAAAGGGCGACCGTGTTGGCCTGTACCTGCCCATGATCCcgtgcgctgcggtggccaTGCTTGCCTGCGCCCGCATCGGCGCTGTCATAACTGTGGTCTTCGGAGGCTTCTCCGCACAGGCGCTCAGCTCACGTCTGAAGGATTCTAGGGCAAAGCTGCTTATCACAGCTGACGCGTCCTCTCGCGGCACAAAGTTGATTCCTCTCAAGGACGTGGCAGACGAAGCGCTGAAGACGTTGGAAGAGAAAGGTATGCCAATCCcgtgcctcgtcgctgaAAATGGAAACCGTGAGGGCTGCAAGATGAAGGAAGGCCGCGATACCTggtgcagcgacgccgtAGCGCGGCTGACGCCGGAGCAGCACCTGGAGTGCCCGGTGGAGTggatggaggcggaggaTGTGCTGTTCCTGCTCTACACCTCTGGCAGCACCGGGAAGCCCAAGGCCATCGAGCACACGACGGCAGGCTACATGGTGtacgccgccaccaccttcaAGTACAGCTTCGACTACCACATGGACGATGTGTACTTCTGCACGGCAGACGTGGGCTGGATCACAGGCCACAGCTACGTCGTGTATGGCCCGATGATCCACTGCGCCACGTCAGTGCTGTTCGAGGGCGTGCCCAGCTACCCCGACTACTCGCGCTGGTGGCAGCTTATCGAGAAGTACAAGGTGTCCATCTTCTACACCGCGCCGACCGCGATTCGCTCCCTCATACAGGCCGGCGACGACTACCCCAAGGCGTGCGACCGCAGCACCCTGCGTGTGCTTGGCTCCGTCGGTGAGCCGATCAACGTGGAGGCGTGGAAGTGGCTGCGCGAGGTCGGCGGCGAGGGTCACTGCGATGTGTCGGACACGTGGTGGCAGACGGAGACGGGCGGTCACATGATTACACCGATGCCAGGATGCACCCCGATGAAGCCCGGTAGTGCAACACTGCCGTTCTTCGGTATCGAGCCGGTCATCCTCGACCCCATGAAGCTGCATGAGAAGAACGGCCCAGCGGAGGGCCTGCTTGCCATTCGCGCGCCATGGCCCGGTATGGCTCGCACCATCTTTGGTGACCACGCCCGCTTTGAGCAAACCTACTTTTCTGTAGACGGGTACTATCTGACAGGCGACGGTGCTCGCCGCGACGCAGACGGCTACTACTGGATCACTGGCCGCGTCGATGACGTGCTGAACGTGAGCGGGCACCGCATCGGCACCAGCGAGGTAGAAGAGGCCGTCAACGCCCACCCAGCTGTGGCGGAAAGCGCCGTGGTTGGATTCCCTCACAAGATCAAGGGTGAGGGCATCTACGTGTACCTCGCATTCCGCAGCGGGGTAAAGGCAACACCGGTGCTGGTTAACGAAGTGAAGGCGACGGTGCGCAAGGTGATCGGTCCGCTGGCCACGCCGGACGTGGTGCAGGTGGCTCACCTCGGCCTGCCAAAGACGCGATCTGGCAAGATTGTGCGCAGAATCCTGCGCAAGGTGGCTGCTGGGGTGTACACAGAGCTGGGCGACACCACGACGCTTGCGAACCCTGATGTTATCGACGACCTCACCGCTGAGCACCAGCGACTGTGCCCTCCTCACGAGGCACTGTAG